A single Anopheles funestus chromosome 2RL, idAnoFuneDA-416_04, whole genome shotgun sequence DNA region contains:
- the LOC125774930 gene encoding perlucin-like, producing MKACVIALTIGVLVAVGLPTTTALRYTVHNTPVNFFTAWQQCIAKGGALAAIETPCQNEFVYDAIKQSGGSGGWWTSGTDLGLEGSWIWMSKNVPLGNVNGYMNFAPGEPSNSGTTGEHCLAIEQSPQWNDMPCDKLLNYVCEYYI from the coding sequence ATGAAGGCTTGTGTAATCGCTCTAACTATCGGTGTGCTTGTGGCCGTGGGTCTACCCACAACAACTGCGCTTCGATACACCGTCCACAACACTCCGGTAAATTTCTTCACAGCTTGGCAGCAGTGTATAGCGAAGGGAGGAGCACTAGCTGCGATCGAGACGCCCTGTCAGAACGAATTTGTCTATGATGCCATCAAGCAGTCTGGTGGATCTGGTGGATGGTGGACCTCGGGTACAGACCTTGGGCTGGAAGGATCGTGGATCTGGATGTCGAAAAATGTACCACTCGGCAACGTTAACGGATACATGAACTTTGCTCCTGGAGAACCAAGCAATTCAGGTACCACTGGTGAACACTGTCTCGCTATAGAACAATCTCCTCAGTGGAATGATATGCCGTGCGATAAACTATTAAACTACGTTTGCGAGTACTATATATGA
- the LOC125766107 gene encoding unconventional myosin-Ia, with the protein MVLVDVTECVSEHRHSASPSKMATLGLSKVFILDKYFTELQKFWETEKKLQDASSSNEAVHLQQRLKSLSSELVTLRNRLHTGGQPTGTGPNGGGVSVGGGTVVSPTSAPNTNNTGSNHNVGTHGTAGLAAHANNTSSNNGLITTTVGANGINVLPHLATGCPNSTNNSNSTNSATNNAKNHMLVTSATQCIPANQVGNNLNASQPNVNVLPIVSPRNTSIPYPLPHHNVSSGTMLHGDTIPCGGTLPRRTAMGFGGNSVQYNVGGHAGSGGLGTIVSPSGGGSGTLLAGTGPTTTHFRDRQESTGTNEMDDLIHLPGPLTEDAVMRTLHNRFNDGKYFTNVGPILLSVNPYHDVGNPLTLSSTRSVPLAPQLRKIVQEAVRQQAETGYPQAIILSGTSGSGKTHCSMLLLRQLFAVAGGGPETDAFKHLAAAFTVLRSLGSAKTTTNSESSRIGQFIEVQVTDGALYRTKIHCYFLDQTRVIRPLPNEKNYHIFYQMLAGLNADECARLNLEGYSPANLRYLQHGDIRQDEQEDAARFQAWKACLGILGIPFLDVVRVLAAVLLLGNVQFIDGQGLEVEVVGETELNAVANLLGVPPAQLFRGLTTRTHNARGQLIKSVCDANMSNMTRDCLAKALYCRTVATIVRRANSLKRLGSTLGTLSSDSNESVHNQAEVASQHASTIGGNAGSKSMAALNNAVRHATDGFIGILDMFGFEEPRPAQLEHLCINLCAETMQHFYNTHIFKSSVESCREEGIICDTEVDYVDNVPCIDLISSLRTGLLSMLDAECSVRGTAESYVAKIKVQHRNSARLEQRALEPYDPRLFAIRHFAGRVEYDTTDFLDTNRDVVPDDLVSVFYKHTCNFGFATHLFGTELKALYAQENGPRGLSFRIAPTSHTDLLNGDEPVSTLTQDFHTRLDNLLRTLVHARPHFVRCIRSNTAEKGGMFDRGAVVRQIRALQVLETVNLMASGFPHRMRFKQFTARYRMLAPFRLLRRCEEKALEDCKVILDFALENPPELDGSVTLSWAPGKRHIFLSEGIRQHLERLRTEVRMKSATLIQATWRGWNLRKRLGTIRRTHDIQLMGGALLSINKASGKYSSAHDRRPNRTTAMVTLVLSSGARTGNVSHANANNTGTATRPRPQPIAGTPPPDPNEKCDSKIIAQTCTLFGLDLERPPPVPPSRSYTVTGNSKLGYPQTRIMKMNFPEDPAAVGLGEQLRKGEAVTVTGASHRRGHLIVEHNGISLHVPFQYMELVKTIGPVPAGAGNVPSGAAVPPPPTATAVNI; encoded by the exons ATGCATCTTCATCGAACGAAGCCGTCCACCTGCAGCAAAGACTGAAGAGCCTCAGCTCAGAGTTAGTTACGCTGAGGAACCGACTGCACACCGGCGGTCAGCCCACAGGAACCGGACCCAATGGAGGCGGTGTCTCGGTCGGCGGTGGAACAGTAGTATCACCAACATCGGCACCAAATACTAACAACACCGGTTCGAATCACAATGTTGGAACGCATGGTACGGCCGGTCTGGCGGCACACGCGAACAACACGTCCAGTAACAACGGTCTCATAACGACCACGGTCGGAGCCAACGGGATCAATGTGCTACCACATCTTGCCACCGGGTGTCCCAATagcaccaacaacagcaactcCACCAACAGCGCTACCAATAATGCTAAG AACCACATGCTAGTGACGAGTGCAACCCAGTGCATACCTGCGAACCAGGTGGGAAACAATCTGAACGCCTCGCAACCTAATGTCAACGTCTTGCCAATCGTTTCACCAAGAAATACCTCAATTCCGTACCCTTTGCCACATCATAATGTCAGCAGCGGCACAATGCTTCATGGAG ATACGATACCATGCGGTGGTACGCTTCCGAGGCGTACAGCGATGGGCTTCGGTGGCAACTCGGTTCAGTACAACGTGGGCGGACATGCTGGTAGCGGTGGACTTGGTACAATCGTCTCGCCTAGCGGAGGTGGATCCGGAACACTGCTGGCCGGTACTGGGCCAACCACAACCCATTTCCGAGACCGGCAGGAGAGCACTGGTACTAACGAGATGGACGATCTGATCCATCTACCTGGACCGCTTACCGAGGATGCCGTCATGCGTACGTTGCACAATCGTTTCAACGATGGGAAATATTTC ACCAACGTCGGCCCGATACTGCTGTCCGTCAATCCTTACCACGATGTTGGCAATCCACTGACACTGTCTTCCACCCGCTCTGTCCCTCTTGCCCCTCAGCtaagaaaaatcgttcaagaaGCCGTTCGACAGCAGGCGGAAACGGGTTACCCGCAGGCGATTATTCTTTCTG GTACTTCCGGTTCGGGAAAGACACACTGTTCGATGCTGCTGCTAAGACAGCTGTTCGCGGTGGCTGGCGGAGGACCGGAGACCGACGCGTTCAAACATCTGGCCGCAGCCTTCACTGTGCTGCGTTCGCTTGGATCGGCCAAAACTACCACCAACTCAGAATCAAGCAGAATC GGACAATTTATTGAAGTACAAGTGACAGATGGGGCACTGTATCGCACCAAGATTCATTGCTACTTTCTTGATCAAACGCGTGTCATCCGACCGTTGCCGAATGAGAAAAATTACCACATCTTCTACCAAATGCTAGCAGGGTTAAATGCCGACGAATGTGCCCGGCTCAACTTGGAAGGATACTCGCCGGCAAACTTACGCTATCTTCAGCACGGCGATATTCGGCAGGATGAGCAGGAGGACGCGGCACGCTTCCAAGCATGGAAAGCCTGTCTTGGCATTCTCGGCATTCCATTTCTGGATGTTGTACGCGTCCTAGCAGCCGTTTTGCTTCTAGGCAATGTGCAGTTCATCGATGGACAG ggTCTCGAAGTGGAAGTTGTTGGAGAAACAGAACTGAATGCCGTTGCTAATTTGTTGGGTGTTCCACCCGCTCAACTGTTTCGGGGTCTAACGACTCGTACACATAATGCCCGCGGACAGCTTATCAAATCAGTTTGCGATGCCAACATGTCGAACATGACACGGGATTGCTTAGCAAAGGCACTCTACTGCAGGACGGTAGCGACGATTGTTCGTAGAGCAAACAGCTTGAAACG GCTTGGCTCAACACTTGGTACACTTAGCTCCGATAGCAACGAGTCAGTGCACAATCAAGCAGAAGTAGCAAGCCAACATGCATCCACGATTGGCGGAAACGCGGGTTCGAAGTCTATGGCCGCCCTGAACAATGCAGTTCGACATGCAACAGATGGATTTATCG GAATATTGGATATGTTTGGTTTCGAGGAGCCCCGACCAGCCCAGCTTGAACACCTTTGCATTAACCTTTGTGCGGAAACCATGCAGCACTTCTACAACACACACATCTTTAAGAGTTCCGTTGAATCGTGCCGCGAGGAGGGCATCATCTGCGACACGGAGGTAGACTACGTGGACAACGTTCCATGCATCGATCTCATCTCATCGTTGCGTACCGGTCTGCTGAGTATGCTGGATGCAGAGTGTTCGGTGCGTGGCACGGCGGAAAGTTATGTCGCCAAGATCAAGGTGCAGCATCGCAACTCGGCTCGGCTGGAACAGCGTGCCCTTGAGCCGTACGATCCCCGATTGTTTGCTATTCGACACTTTGCGGGACGCGTTGAATATGACACGACCGACTTTCTCGACACCAACCGGGACGTGGTGCCGGACGATCTGGTATCCGTGTTCTACAAACACACGTGTAACTTTGGCTTCGCCACGCATCTATTCGGAACCGAGCTGAAAGCGTTGTACGCGCAGGAAAATGGTCCGCGAGGTCTCAGCTTCCGCATTGCACCCACCTCCCACACGGATCTTCTAAACGGAGACGAACCAGTTTCCACACTGACGCAAGACTTCCATACGCGGTTAGATAACCTGCTTCGAACGTTGGTTCACGCGAGGCCACATTTTGTGCGCTGTATTCGTAGCAACACGGCCGAGAAAGGCGGCATGTTTGACCGAGGCGCAGTCGTTCGTCAGATCCGTGCACTGCAGGTACTGGAAACGGTCAACCTGATGGCGAGTGGCTTTCCGCACCGAATGCGCTTCAAACAGTTTACCGCACGCTACCGTATGTTGGCACCGTTCCGACTGCTTCGACGCTGTGAAGAGAAAGCTCTGGAGGATTGCAAGGTGATTCTGGACTTTGCGCTTGAAAATCCGCCCGAGTTGGACGGCTCTGTTACACTGTCGTGGGCCCCCGGTAAACGCCATATCTTCTTGAGCGAAGGCATCCGTCAGCATCTGGAACGATTGCGTACGGAGGTGCGCATGAAAAGCGCCACATTGATTCAGGCCACGTGGCGTGGATGGAACCTGCGCAAACGGCTCGGTACGATAAGACGTACCCATGATATCCAGCTAATGGGTGGGGCACTTCTATCGATCAACAAAGCTTCCGGTAAGTACAGTTCTGCCCATGATAGACGTCCCAACAGAACGACAGCAATGGTCACACTGGTTTTGTCTTCAGGTGCTCGAACGGGAAATGTTTCGCATGCAAACGCGAACAACACGGGCACGGCTACGAGACCGCGACCGCAACCAATCGCCGGTACGCCACCACCGGATCCAAATGAAAAGTGCGATTCGAAGATCATCGCACAAACCTGCACGCTCTTTGGGTTGGATTTG GAACGACCACCACCAGTTCCACCGTCCCGTTCGTACACTGTGACGGGAAATTCAAAGCTCGGCTACCCACAGACACGCATCATGAAGATGAACTTTCCCGAAGATCCGGCTGCGGTCGGACTGGGTGAGCAGCTACGCAAAGGTGAAGCGGTCACCGTGACTGGAGCATCCCATCGACGAGGTCATCTAATCGTGGAACACAACGGCATTAGTCTGCATGTGCCCTTCCAATATATGGAGCTGGTGAAGACAATTGGTCCCGTACCAGCCGGTGCTGGTAATGTTCCTTCCGGTGCAGCCGTACCTCCACCGCCGACGGCCACTGCAGTAAATATTTGA
- the LOC125766163 gene encoding pulmonary surfactant-associated protein D-like, translating into MAFKSLCLVLCVMLFTMEAHGAKTYVAYKRSLSFFQAWQQCRISGGHLASIESAEENARVEAAIRAVGDFTKEWIIGATDLGAEGNFIWIGLNKKATYLNFGPGEPSNNGGTENCLVMGSGGVSKWNDVTCDNTRAGGYVCAFGR; encoded by the exons ATGGCGTTCAAGAGTTTGTGTTTAGTACTGTGTGTGATGCTGTTCACGATGGAAGCACATG GTGCCAAAACCTATGTGGCATACAAACGCTCCCTCAGCTTCTTCCAAGCCTGGCAACAATGTCGCATTAGTGGTGGACATTTAGCCTCTATTGAGTCGGCCGAAGAAAATGCGCGAGTTGAGGCTGCCATCAGGGCTGTAGGAGATTTTACCAAAGAATGGATCATTGGGGCCACAGATCTTGGCGCGGAAGGTAATTTCATATGGATTGGCTTGAACAAAAAAGCCACGTACCTTAACTTTGGCCCAGGAGAACCTTCCAACAACGGCGGTACTGAAAATTGTTTAGTGATGGGAAGCGGAGGAGTAAGCAAGTGGAACGATGTTACGTGTGATAATACACGGGCTGGTGGGTACGTTTGTGCTTTTGGTCGCTGA
- the LOC125766161 gene encoding pulmonary surfactant-associated protein D-like codes for MAFKSLCLVLCVMLFTMEAHGAKTYVAYKRSLSFFQAWQQCRISGGHLASIESAEENARVEAAIRAVGDFTKEWIIGATDLGAEGNFIWIGLNKKATYLNFGPGEPSNNGGTENCLVMGSGGVSKWNDVTCDNTRAGGYVCAFGR; via the exons ATGGCGTTCAAGAGTTTGTGTTTAGTACTGTGTGTGATGCTGTTCACGATGGAAGCACATG GTGCCAAAACCTATGTGGCATATAAACGCTCCCTCAGCTTCTTCCAAGCCTGGCAACAATGTCGCATTAGTGGTGGACATTTAGCCTCTATTGAGTCGGCCGAAGAAAATGCGCGAGTTGAGGCTGCCATCAGGGCTGTAGGAGATTTTACCAAAGAATGGATCATTGGGGCCACAGATCTTGGCGCGGAAGGTAATTTCATATGGATTGGCTTGAACAAAAAAGCCACGTACCTTAACTTTGGCCCAGGAGAACCTTCCAACAACGGCGGTACTGAAAATTGTTTAGTGATGGGAAGCGGAGGAGTAAGCAAGTGGAACGATGTTACGTGTGATAATACACGGGCTGGTGGGTACGTTTGTGCTTTTGGTCGCTGA